A part of Larkinella insperata genomic DNA contains:
- a CDS encoding DapH/DapD/GlmU-related protein, which yields MTESIVTSQTVHVQDSPYSSPWTVKQRIKMLLWEYVWTLLCSWTPKPANRWRVFWLKAFGATIYGRPFVHQRARIQIPWNLILHDHACLGDRANAYSLGIIEIREHATVAQEVYLCTGTHAFDQPAMNLITLPIVIEPHVFIGARAFIMPGVTIGERSIVGACSVVTKSVRPGTTVKGNPAKA from the coding sequence ATGACTGAAAGTATCGTAACAAGTCAAACCGTTCACGTTCAGGATTCGCCTTATTCGAGTCCCTGGACGGTTAAGCAGCGGATTAAGATGTTGCTGTGGGAGTACGTGTGGACGCTACTGTGTTCCTGGACACCCAAACCCGCTAACCGGTGGCGGGTCTTCTGGCTGAAAGCATTTGGGGCCACGATTTACGGCCGTCCTTTTGTTCACCAACGGGCCCGCATTCAAATTCCCTGGAATCTGATTTTGCACGACCATGCTTGCCTGGGCGATCGGGCAAACGCTTATTCGTTGGGTATAATTGAAATTCGGGAGCACGCAACCGTAGCTCAGGAAGTCTATCTGTGTACGGGTACGCATGCGTTCGACCAGCCCGCCATGAACCTGATTACCCTGCCGATCGTTATCGAACCTCATGTATTCATTGGGGCGAGAGCGTTTATCATGCCCGGAGTCACGATTGGCGAACGGTCCATTGTTGGGGCCTGCAGCGTCGTAACCAAGTCGGTACGGCCCGGAACAACGGTAAAAGGGAATCCGGCAAAGGCATAA
- a CDS encoding WcaI family glycosyltransferase, with the protein MPDLRVGTYGFLPAWLTRWSNADTMMNASLFVFLGLFSGLWLDRTRQPMHRWVVTWVGLVGVIFLSEVGQLLLLNRPFDWDHSLSAAFGTLCGMAVLGMSRWMLKRAGIRKVFDRRYKNTPSMRILIYGINYSPELTGIGKYTGEMGAWLAKHDQEVDVITAHPYYPEWAIHDSHKNKGWHTEQIGGARVHRCPLYVPRKVTSLTRILHEFSFVASSLVYWFRILFRKRYDAVICLSPPFHLGVIPVLYSKLFNVPLWCHIQDLQIDMAKDLGMIKNKRFLDIMFKVEAFILKNCTVVSTISEGMVRKVTQKKVLQSECVLFPNWVDGEYVRPLSRSQSLRAELGLRESDKVILYSGSLGEKQGLEIIIEAARSFTSRPDVQFLIFGSGGGKDKLMALAQSYGLPNIKFYPLQPYEKLSALLATADIHLVLQKKSASDLVLPSKLTGILAAGGCALVSAVPGTTLHDIVSKHNMGILIEPESVEALKDAINENIATDLTSYRMNARRYAERNLDKENILNTFLKQLVEVAGVPDADPVVEKSMVLADADRQLNVGK; encoded by the coding sequence ATGCCTGATCTGAGGGTGGGTACGTATGGATTTCTGCCGGCCTGGCTGACGCGCTGGTCCAACGCCGATACCATGATGAATGCATCCCTGTTTGTATTTCTGGGGTTATTTAGTGGTCTATGGCTGGACCGAACCCGGCAGCCGATGCACCGTTGGGTCGTTACCTGGGTTGGGCTGGTGGGCGTCATATTTCTCTCGGAAGTCGGACAGCTGTTATTACTGAACCGGCCTTTTGATTGGGATCATAGCCTGTCGGCAGCATTCGGGACCCTCTGCGGCATGGCAGTTCTGGGAATGAGTAGATGGATGCTGAAGAGGGCTGGTATTCGAAAAGTCTTCGACAGACGTTATAAAAACACTCCGAGTATGAGAATTTTAATTTACGGGATCAACTATTCACCCGAACTGACCGGCATTGGTAAGTACACGGGTGAAATGGGGGCCTGGCTGGCAAAGCATGATCAGGAAGTTGATGTCATTACGGCTCACCCTTACTATCCGGAATGGGCTATACATGATTCCCACAAAAATAAAGGATGGCATACCGAGCAGATTGGAGGAGCACGGGTCCACCGGTGTCCGTTGTATGTTCCCAGGAAGGTAACCTCGCTCACCCGGATTCTGCACGAATTTTCATTTGTCGCGAGCAGTCTGGTGTATTGGTTTCGGATACTATTTCGCAAACGGTACGATGCAGTTATCTGTCTGTCGCCCCCTTTTCACCTGGGAGTCATTCCGGTGCTATACAGCAAATTGTTTAACGTACCCCTCTGGTGTCATATTCAGGATTTGCAGATTGATATGGCGAAGGACCTGGGCATGATTAAAAACAAGCGGTTTTTAGACATCATGTTCAAGGTGGAAGCGTTCATTCTGAAGAATTGCACCGTCGTATCGACCATCAGCGAAGGAATGGTGCGGAAGGTTACTCAAAAGAAAGTGCTTCAGTCTGAATGTGTGCTGTTTCCGAATTGGGTCGACGGAGAGTACGTCAGGCCGTTATCCCGATCGCAATCCCTCCGGGCAGAACTGGGGTTAAGGGAGTCGGATAAAGTTATTCTCTACTCTGGAAGTCTGGGCGAAAAACAAGGGTTGGAAATCATCATCGAAGCCGCTCGTTCCTTTACATCCCGCCCCGACGTTCAGTTCCTGATTTTTGGATCAGGCGGAGGAAAAGATAAATTAATGGCGCTCGCTCAGAGCTACGGGTTGCCTAATATCAAATTTTACCCCTTACAACCATACGAAAAGCTGTCGGCCTTGCTGGCCACGGCAGATATACACCTGGTTTTGCAGAAGAAGTCGGCTTCGGATCTGGTATTACCCTCTAAGTTGACGGGAATATTAGCTGCCGGAGGGTGTGCACTGGTGTCGGCCGTTCCGGGAACCACCCTGCACGATATCGTGAGCAAACACAACATGGGAATACTGATCGAGCCGGAATCGGTTGAGGCTTTGAAAGATGCCATCAACGAAAACATTGCAACCGACCTGACCTCGTACCGGATGAACGCCAGACGGTATGCCGAAAGAAATCTGGATAAAGAAAATATCCTGAATACCTTCCTGAAGCAACTAGTCGAAGTAGCAGGTGTCCCTGATGCTGATCCTGTTGTCGAGAAAAGCATGGTTTTGGCTGATGCTGATCGACAACTCAACGTAGGAAAATAA
- a CDS encoding glycosyltransferase family 2 protein yields the protein MIEPLDLTIAIPVKNEEKNLAICLASIGPDLARNIVVIDSGSTDRTKEIALQYGAKVVDFVWNGQFPKKRNWYLRNHTPQSKWVMFLDADEFLTDKFKAELRQALKRDDKVGYWLRYTIYFMGKPMKGGYFLHKLALFRVGAGEYERIDEKQWSKLDMEVHEHPVLEGEIGTIKSKIDHQDMRGISYYVTKHNEYSSWEAARFLKMSKDTQSVNKWSWMQRIKYGLMRTPLLGPAFFFGSFFLMGGFRDGSRGFAFALLKMAYFTQMYCKIRELSEEEQEVVSTVVPESLKV from the coding sequence ATGATTGAACCTCTGGATCTAACGATTGCAATTCCTGTCAAAAACGAGGAAAAGAACCTGGCCATCTGCCTTGCTTCCATAGGGCCTGACCTGGCGCGCAACATAGTTGTGATCGATTCCGGCAGCACTGATCGTACGAAGGAAATTGCGCTGCAATACGGCGCGAAAGTGGTGGATTTTGTCTGGAATGGGCAATTCCCCAAAAAACGTAACTGGTATTTACGGAACCATACCCCTCAAAGCAAATGGGTAATGTTTCTGGATGCGGACGAGTTTCTGACCGACAAATTCAAAGCTGAATTACGGCAAGCCCTCAAACGGGACGATAAAGTAGGCTACTGGTTGCGGTATACAATCTACTTTATGGGAAAACCGATGAAGGGAGGCTACTTTCTGCACAAGCTGGCCTTGTTCAGAGTAGGTGCCGGAGAGTACGAACGAATCGACGAGAAACAGTGGAGTAAGCTGGATATGGAAGTGCACGAACATCCCGTACTGGAAGGGGAGATTGGCACCATTAAAAGCAAAATCGATCACCAGGACATGCGAGGTATCTCGTATTATGTGACGAAGCACAACGAATATTCCAGCTGGGAAGCCGCCCGTTTCCTGAAAATGTCGAAAGACACCCAAAGCGTTAATAAATGGTCGTGGATGCAACGCATTAAGTATGGCCTGATGCGTACCCCGTTGCTGGGCCCGGCTTTTTTCTTTGGAAGTTTTTTTCTGATGGGCGGTTTTCGGGACGGTAGCCGGGGCTTTGCTTTCGCCCTGTTGAAGATGGCCTATTTCACCCAGATGTATTGCAAAATACGTGAGCTGTCGGAGGAAGAACAGGAAGTTGTTTCTACCGTAGTGCCCGAATCACTTAAAGTTTAA
- a CDS encoding UDP-glucose dehydrogenase family protein — protein MKIAVVGTGYVGLVTGTCFAETGNQVTCIDIDQRKVEKLNNGIIPIYEPGLDVLFNRNTAEGRLKFTTNLAEGIEGAEVIFLALPTPPGEDGSADLKYILKVAGDLGQIMKEYAVIVDKSTVPVGTAEKVHEYISLAAQVEFDVVSNPEFLREGVAIEDFMKPDRVVIGTQSERAKAIMTKLYAPLVRQGNPVIFMDERSAEMTKYAANSFLAVKISFMNEIANLCEKVGANVDDIRRGIGTDSRIGKRFLFAGIGYGGSCFPKDVQALAKTSEEYAYDFKILKSVMEVNAQQKTKLLPVINQHFNGDLQGKTIAVWGLAFKPYTDDIREAPALENIQALLAAGAKVTAYDPEAMENVKQVLGNQITYAHTSYAALDDADALVIMTEWPMFRTPEFGKMALLLKNKVIFDGRNLYELDQMKELGYTYYSIGREAIGTDVKQPA, from the coding sequence ATGAAAATTGCAGTTGTAGGAACTGGTTACGTGGGACTCGTGACCGGCACCTGCTTTGCCGAAACCGGCAACCAGGTTACCTGTATTGACATCGACCAACGCAAGGTCGAAAAACTCAACAATGGCATCATCCCCATCTACGAACCCGGTCTGGATGTCCTCTTCAACCGCAACACCGCCGAAGGACGCCTGAAGTTTACGACCAACCTGGCCGAAGGCATCGAAGGCGCCGAGGTCATCTTCCTGGCCCTGCCCACTCCGCCGGGTGAAGACGGATCGGCCGACCTGAAATACATCCTCAAAGTGGCCGGCGATCTGGGCCAGATCATGAAAGAATACGCCGTCATCGTCGACAAGAGCACCGTGCCGGTGGGCACCGCCGAGAAAGTCCACGAGTACATCTCGCTGGCGGCTCAGGTGGAGTTTGATGTGGTGTCCAACCCCGAGTTTCTGCGCGAAGGCGTGGCCATCGAAGACTTCATGAAACCCGACCGCGTGGTGATCGGCACGCAGTCGGAGCGGGCCAAGGCCATCATGACCAAGCTTTACGCTCCGCTGGTGCGCCAGGGCAACCCCGTTATCTTCATGGACGAGCGCTCGGCGGAGATGACCAAGTACGCGGCCAACTCGTTTCTGGCCGTCAAGATCAGCTTCATGAACGAGATTGCCAACCTGTGCGAGAAGGTAGGAGCCAACGTCGATGATATCCGCCGGGGCATCGGCACCGACAGCCGGATCGGCAAGCGGTTTTTGTTTGCCGGCATTGGCTACGGGGGCAGCTGCTTTCCCAAGGACGTGCAGGCGCTGGCCAAGACCTCTGAGGAGTACGCCTACGACTTCAAGATCCTCAAGTCGGTCATGGAGGTCAACGCTCAGCAGAAGACCAAGCTGTTGCCGGTGATCAACCAGCACTTCAACGGGGATCTGCAGGGCAAGACGATTGCGGTGTGGGGGCTGGCCTTCAAGCCCTACACGGATGACATCCGGGAGGCCCCGGCCCTGGAGAACATCCAGGCGCTGCTGGCGGCCGGAGCCAAGGTGACGGCCTATGATCCGGAAGCCATGGAGAACGTCAAGCAGGTGCTGGGCAACCAGATCACCTATGCCCACACCTCGTATGCGGCCCTGGACGATGCCGATGCGCTGGTGATCATGACCGAGTGGCCGATGTTCCGCACGCCGGAGTTTGGCAAGATGGCTTTGCTGTTGAAGAACAAGGTGATCTTCGATGGTCGCAACCTCTACGAGCTGGATCAGATGAAGGAGTTGGGTTACACCTACTACAGCATCGGACGGGAAGCCATCGGTACGGATGTGAAGCAACCCGCCTAA
- a CDS encoding glycosyltransferase family 61 protein translates to MTTAIVQKSLKLLRQLALQVQVGNVKGKAPEFAFEPEENEKLFGPYGGAENLHVWKLNDVVCSGLYGGAIINKFNQLYLRFISFPWGKTLHPASTLPYVGKNVGEIEKAIYLITPEAPNNYYHWVVDLLPRLLVLTKYSLSDLKDRVIILHHTAKSYETNYLAMLGIEKEKVFRLKPFETVKVKDLVVADYYGLNKPFAAWKKEILDQLSANKPRLPKKKIYLLRGKQAKRSLIGEERLVAMLEKLGFTIVNPQGMTVEEQINTLREAEVVVALHGAALTNIIFCEPQTLVVELRSTHLPPEHYSAIAKTYNFRFKTVSLPPERQVKKSNSANKQSLVLTEEAVAELMTLLGEREKQASFK, encoded by the coding sequence ATGACAACGGCAATCGTACAAAAAAGTCTTAAACTCTTACGCCAGCTGGCCTTGCAGGTTCAGGTTGGGAACGTAAAGGGTAAGGCCCCGGAGTTTGCTTTTGAACCGGAAGAAAACGAAAAGCTTTTTGGCCCTTATGGCGGAGCGGAAAATCTTCATGTCTGGAAGTTGAACGATGTTGTGTGCAGCGGTTTATACGGAGGAGCCATCATCAATAAATTCAACCAGCTCTACCTGCGGTTTATTTCATTCCCCTGGGGAAAGACACTGCATCCGGCTTCAACTTTACCATATGTTGGTAAAAACGTCGGGGAAATTGAGAAGGCCATCTACCTGATTACACCGGAAGCTCCCAATAACTACTACCATTGGGTGGTTGATTTGCTGCCCCGGTTGCTGGTTCTGACTAAATACAGTTTAAGTGATCTCAAAGACCGGGTCATTATCCTGCATCACACGGCCAAGTCCTACGAAACCAATTACCTGGCCATGCTGGGCATTGAAAAGGAGAAGGTGTTTCGGCTGAAGCCGTTCGAAACAGTGAAAGTGAAGGATCTGGTGGTCGCCGATTACTACGGTTTGAACAAACCGTTTGCCGCCTGGAAAAAAGAAATTCTGGATCAGTTGAGCGCGAACAAACCGCGGCTGCCGAAAAAGAAGATCTATCTTCTGCGGGGAAAGCAGGCCAAAAGAAGCCTGATCGGTGAGGAGAGGTTGGTCGCAATGCTGGAAAAGCTGGGCTTCACAATCGTTAATCCGCAGGGAATGACGGTTGAAGAACAAATCAATACGCTGAGAGAAGCCGAGGTCGTTGTGGCCTTACACGGTGCTGCTCTAACCAACATCATCTTTTGCGAACCGCAAACGCTTGTTGTGGAACTGAGAAGCACTCACCTGCCTCCGGAGCATTATTCAGCTATTGCTAAGACGTACAATTTTCGGTTTAAAACCGTCAGTTTGCCCCCGGAACGCCAAGTGAAAAAGAGCAATTCAGCCAACAAACAAAGTCTGGTCTTGACTGAAGAAGCGGTTGCTGAATTGATGACGCTGCTTGGTGAACGGGAAAAACAGGCAAGTTTCAAGTAA
- a CDS encoding glycosyltransferase family 4 protein, with protein sequence MKEYPDSEVIDGVQHLRIKGYDTPKSGIVLKMLDLLYTLRGRKLFSNNYDVVVSNTFWAPLVLPKRSQKVCMVDVARMPKGQLKLYRNVARLRANSSPVATASRNELPDVLRDKVVMIPNPLPFTPSREVDLTQKKPIILYTGRVHPEKGLDLLVEAYSKTNQAYKLQIVGSWKVAAGGGGEEYLETLRQKAKGAEIEFVGPVYNTEALNKYYEEASIFVYPSVAEQGETFGLAPLEAMAWGCAPIVSKLSCFQDFVKENQNGLIFDHRSQDAVDQLASHIMNLQENRSLRERLATNAVAVRESHSTKHIANQFLREFEQMLKKND encoded by the coding sequence GCATCAAAGGATACGATACCCCAAAATCGGGTATTGTTCTTAAGATGCTGGACCTTCTTTATACGTTGCGGGGCCGCAAACTGTTCTCAAACAATTACGATGTGGTGGTAAGCAACACGTTCTGGGCACCACTCGTTCTGCCGAAGCGGTCTCAGAAAGTCTGCATGGTAGATGTAGCCCGGATGCCCAAAGGGCAATTGAAATTATACCGGAATGTGGCCCGGCTTCGGGCAAACTCAAGCCCGGTGGCGACGGCCTCTCGGAACGAATTGCCCGATGTGTTGCGCGACAAGGTGGTCATGATCCCGAATCCGTTGCCGTTTACCCCCTCCAGAGAAGTTGACCTGACCCAGAAGAAACCGATCATTTTGTACACGGGTCGGGTTCACCCCGAAAAAGGGCTGGATTTACTGGTGGAAGCCTACAGCAAGACCAACCAGGCTTACAAACTGCAGATCGTAGGCTCCTGGAAAGTGGCCGCCGGCGGGGGAGGAGAAGAGTATCTGGAAACGTTGCGGCAAAAGGCAAAAGGAGCCGAGATTGAATTTGTAGGACCGGTTTACAACACCGAAGCACTGAACAAATACTACGAGGAGGCTTCTATCTTTGTGTACCCCTCGGTAGCGGAGCAGGGTGAAACATTCGGACTTGCCCCATTGGAAGCAATGGCGTGGGGGTGTGCACCGATTGTCTCCAAACTGTCCTGTTTTCAGGATTTTGTCAAGGAAAACCAAAATGGTCTGATCTTCGACCACCGTTCGCAAGACGCTGTGGATCAACTGGCCAGCCATATCATGAATTTGCAGGAAAACCGTTCGCTGCGGGAGAGGTTGGCGACCAATGCCGTTGCGGTGCGAGAAAGCCACTCGACGAAGCACATCGCCAACCAGTTTCTACGGGAGTTCGAACAAATGCTGAAAAAAAATGACTGA
- the gmd gene encoding GDP-mannose 4,6-dehydratase, whose product MKKALITGITGQDGTYLAELLLEKGYEVHGIKRRSSLFNTQRIDHLYEDPHEQNVRFKLHFGDLSDSTNIIRIIQEVQPDEIYNLGAMSHVRVSFDEPEYTAQVDGIGTLRILEAVRLLGLSQKTRIYQASTSELYGGVQGHAQSELTPFYPRSPYAVAKLYGYWITVNYREAYGMYACNGILFNHESPLRGETFVTRKITRAVARIGLGLQEKVFLGNIDSLRDWGHAKDYVEAMWLILQQERAEDFVIATGVTTTIRDFVKMAFAEIGVELAFQGEGVHEKAYVVSARDPDFPVAVGQEVLSIDERYFRPTEVDLLLGDPTKAMTQLQWQPKYDLAGLVKDMMQSDVALFRRDQLLAEQGHLMPNYFE is encoded by the coding sequence ATGAAAAAAGCATTAATTACGGGCATTACGGGCCAGGATGGCACCTACCTGGCCGAACTCTTACTGGAGAAGGGCTACGAAGTGCACGGCATCAAACGCCGGAGCTCGCTGTTCAACACCCAGCGCATCGACCATCTCTACGAGGATCCCCACGAGCAAAACGTGCGCTTCAAGCTGCACTTCGGCGATTTGTCGGACTCGACTAACATCATCCGCATCATCCAGGAGGTGCAGCCCGATGAGATCTACAACCTGGGGGCCATGTCGCACGTGCGGGTGAGCTTCGACGAGCCCGAATACACGGCCCAGGTCGACGGGATCGGCACGCTGCGCATCCTGGAAGCGGTGCGGCTGCTGGGGCTGAGCCAGAAGACGCGCATCTACCAGGCCTCCACCTCGGAGCTCTACGGTGGGGTGCAGGGCCACGCCCAGTCGGAGCTGACGCCGTTCTACCCGCGTTCGCCTTATGCGGTGGCCAAGCTCTACGGCTACTGGATCACGGTCAACTACCGGGAGGCATACGGCATGTATGCCTGCAACGGGATTCTGTTCAACCACGAGTCGCCCTTGCGGGGGGAGACGTTTGTGACCCGCAAGATCACCCGGGCGGTGGCTCGGATTGGCTTGGGTCTGCAGGAGAAGGTGTTTCTGGGCAACATCGATTCGCTGCGGGACTGGGGCCATGCCAAGGACTATGTGGAAGCGATGTGGCTGATCTTGCAGCAGGAGCGGGCCGAGGACTTTGTGATTGCCACGGGGGTGACGACCACCATCCGGGACTTTGTCAAGATGGCTTTTGCCGAAATTGGCGTGGAGCTGGCCTTCCAGGGGGAGGGTGTCCACGAGAAGGCGTACGTGGTCAGTGCCCGTGATCCGGACTTTCCGGTGGCGGTGGGTCAGGAAGTGCTCAGCATCGACGAGCGGTATTTCCGTCCGACGGAGGTGGACTTGTTGTTGGGGGATCCGACCAAGGCCATGACGCAGTTGCAGTGGCAGCCCAAGTATGATCTGGCGGGTCTGGTCAAGGACATGATGCAGTCGGATGTGGCCTTGTTCCGGCGGGATCAGCTGCTGGCTGAGCAAGGTCACCTGATGCCCAATTACTTTGAATAG
- the fcl gene encoding GDP-L-fucose synthase yields the protein MNQDAKIYVAGHRGMVGSALVRNLQRRGYQNLVTRTSAELDLRNQAAVADFFADQRPDYVLLAAAKVGGIWANNRYRADFLYDNLLIEANIIHSAYQFGVQKLLFLGSSCIYPKLAPQPLKEDYLLSGYLEATNEPYAIAKIAGIKLCEAYRSQYGCNFISAMPTNLYGPNDNYDLNGSHVLPALIRKFHEAKLHGEPVVEVWGTGSPRREFLHADDLADACVFLMEGYNEELFVNIGTGQDVTIRELAELVKQTVGFEGELRWNPDKPDGTPRKLMDVSRLHHLGWQHRIDLSAGIAATYQDFLANQEVYV from the coding sequence GTGAATCAAGACGCAAAAATCTACGTAGCGGGTCACCGGGGCATGGTGGGCTCCGCGCTGGTGCGCAACTTGCAACGCCGAGGCTACCAGAACCTGGTCACCCGCACCTCGGCCGAGCTGGACCTGCGCAACCAGGCAGCCGTCGCCGACTTCTTTGCCGACCAACGGCCCGACTACGTGCTGCTGGCAGCGGCCAAAGTGGGCGGCATCTGGGCCAACAACCGCTACCGGGCCGACTTTTTGTATGACAACCTGCTGATTGAGGCTAACATCATCCACAGCGCCTACCAGTTTGGGGTCCAGAAACTGCTGTTTCTGGGCTCCTCCTGCATCTACCCCAAGCTGGCCCCCCAGCCCCTGAAGGAAGACTACCTGCTGAGCGGCTACCTGGAAGCCACCAACGAGCCCTACGCCATCGCCAAGATTGCCGGCATCAAGCTCTGTGAAGCCTACCGCAGCCAGTACGGCTGCAACTTCATCTCGGCCATGCCCACCAACCTCTACGGCCCCAACGACAACTACGATCTGAACGGTTCGCACGTCTTGCCGGCGCTGATCCGCAAGTTTCACGAGGCTAAACTCCACGGCGAGCCGGTGGTGGAAGTGTGGGGCACGGGCTCCCCGCGCCGGGAGTTTCTGCACGCCGATGACCTGGCCGACGCCTGCGTGTTCCTGATGGAAGGCTACAACGAGGAGCTGTTTGTCAACATCGGCACCGGCCAGGATGTGACGATCCGGGAGCTGGCCGAACTGGTCAAACAGACCGTGGGCTTCGAAGGAGAACTGCGCTGGAATCCGGACAAACCCGATGGCACGCCCCGCAAGTTGATGGATGTGTCGCGGCTGCACCACCTGGGCTGGCAGCACCGCATCGACCTGTCAGCAGGCATTGCCGCTACCTACCAGGATTTCCTGGCTAACCAGGAGGTATACGTTTAG